In a single window of the Microbacterium sp. Root61 genome:
- the miaB gene encoding tRNA (N6-isopentenyl adenosine(37)-C2)-methylthiotransferase MiaB, producing the protein MSSPISSPTFIAASPAALDADGHARTYEVRTFGCQMNVHDSERLSGSLESAGYVPAEAGTDADVVIINTCAVRDNAAGKLYGTLGHLKSRKDAHAGMQIAVGGCLAQMDKQTVLDKAPWVDVVFGTHNMGSLPSLLERARHNGEAELEILESLEIFPSTLPTKRDSVYSGWVSISVGCNNTCTFCIVPSLRGKEKDRRPGDILNELRLLVDDGAIEVTLLGQNVNSYGVEFGDRQAFGKLLRAAGEIEGLERVRFTSPHPAAFTDDVIDAMAETPAVMPQLHMPLQSGSDRILKAMRRSYRSDRFLGILDRVRAKMPDAAITTDIIVGFPGETDEDFEETMRVVEQARFASAFTFQYSIREGTPAATMPDQVPKAVVQARYERLMALQDRICLEENQKQVGRELRVLVSAGGKKDSATHRLTGRAEDNRLVHFELPEGSAQPRPGDVVTVTVTHAAPFHLLADSPDGAPLTIRRTRAGDAWDRTQAESCALPSAPADPGAPRAVSLGLPTLRVGV; encoded by the coding sequence ATGTCTTCCCCGATCAGCTCCCCGACGTTCATCGCAGCGTCCCCGGCCGCACTCGACGCCGACGGCCACGCCCGCACCTACGAGGTGCGCACCTTCGGCTGCCAGATGAACGTCCACGACTCGGAGCGGCTCTCCGGATCCCTGGAGAGCGCCGGCTACGTGCCCGCCGAGGCGGGGACCGACGCCGACGTCGTCATCATCAACACGTGTGCGGTGCGCGACAATGCGGCCGGCAAGCTGTACGGCACTCTCGGGCACCTGAAGTCCCGCAAGGACGCTCACGCGGGCATGCAGATCGCTGTCGGCGGCTGCCTCGCGCAGATGGACAAGCAGACCGTCCTCGACAAGGCGCCCTGGGTCGATGTCGTCTTCGGCACGCACAACATGGGCTCCCTGCCGAGCCTGCTCGAGCGTGCTCGGCACAACGGCGAGGCGGAGCTCGAGATCCTCGAGTCGCTCGAGATCTTCCCCTCCACGCTCCCGACCAAGCGCGACTCGGTCTACAGCGGCTGGGTGTCGATCTCGGTGGGCTGCAACAACACCTGCACGTTCTGCATCGTCCCGAGCCTGCGCGGCAAGGAGAAGGACCGCCGCCCCGGCGACATCCTCAACGAGCTGCGCCTCCTCGTCGACGACGGCGCGATCGAGGTCACGCTGCTGGGCCAGAACGTGAACTCCTACGGCGTCGAGTTCGGCGACCGCCAGGCCTTCGGCAAACTGCTGCGCGCCGCAGGGGAGATCGAGGGATTGGAGCGGGTCCGGTTCACGAGCCCCCACCCCGCCGCGTTCACAGACGACGTGATCGACGCGATGGCCGAGACCCCGGCGGTGATGCCCCAGCTGCACATGCCGTTGCAATCCGGCAGCGACCGCATCCTCAAGGCGATGCGTCGTTCTTACCGCAGCGACCGGTTCCTCGGCATCCTCGACCGCGTCCGCGCCAAGATGCCGGACGCGGCGATCACGACCGACATCATCGTCGGCTTCCCGGGTGAGACCGACGAAGACTTCGAAGAGACGATGCGCGTGGTCGAGCAGGCCCGCTTCGCCAGCGCCTTCACCTTCCAGTACTCGATCCGCGAAGGCACTCCCGCCGCGACGATGCCCGACCAGGTGCCGAAGGCCGTCGTGCAGGCGCGCTATGAGCGCCTCATGGCTCTGCAGGACCGCATCTGTCTCGAAGAGAACCAGAAGCAGGTCGGCCGTGAGCTGCGGGTGCTCGTGTCGGCGGGGGGCAAGAAGGATTCCGCGACCCACCGCCTCACCGGCCGCGCCGAAGACAACCGCCTCGTGCACTTCGAGCTCCCCGAGGGCTCCGCGCAGCCGCGACCCGGTGACGTGGTCACCGTGACCGTGACCCACGCCGCGCCGTTCCACCTGCTCGCGGATTCACCCGACGGTGCACCGCTGACGATCCGCCGCACCCGTGCGGGCGACGCGTGGGACCGCACGCAGGCCGAGTCCTGCGCACTCCCGTCTGCGCCGGCCGATCCCGGGGCGCCGCGGGCCGTATCGCTCGGGCTTCCCACCCTCCGCGTCGGCGTGTGA
- the miaA gene encoding tRNA (adenosine(37)-N6)-dimethylallyltransferase MiaA translates to MSGASAGPRLWAIVGATGTGKSAASLDLAEALRARGTTAEIVNADAMQLYRGMDIGTAKLPLAERRGIPHHLLDALDVTDDAAVAWYQTAAREAIAAIHQRGADAILVGGSGLYVSSVLFDFRFPPRDADLRAALEAELEADGPGALYTRLKAADPATAERIDPRNGRRVVRALEVLAQGEQNHGAALPEAPLLWHSETRIAGVRMPREELVARLDVRVEHMWADGLIDEVAGLREQGLEQGVTARRAIGYAQGLAQLAGTMTQAEAIAETQALTRRYARRQVSWFRRYDDTLWLDAGEEGIAERILGR, encoded by the coding sequence GTGAGCGGCGCCTCCGCCGGTCCCCGGCTGTGGGCGATCGTCGGGGCGACGGGCACCGGCAAGAGCGCGGCATCGCTCGATCTCGCCGAAGCCTTGCGCGCGCGGGGCACCACGGCCGAGATCGTCAATGCCGACGCCATGCAGCTGTACCGCGGCATGGACATCGGCACGGCGAAGCTCCCGCTCGCGGAGCGGCGCGGCATCCCGCACCACCTGCTCGATGCCCTCGACGTCACCGACGATGCCGCCGTCGCCTGGTACCAGACGGCCGCGCGCGAGGCGATCGCCGCGATCCACCAGCGCGGTGCCGATGCGATCCTGGTCGGCGGCTCGGGGCTGTACGTGTCCAGCGTGCTGTTCGACTTCCGCTTCCCACCGCGTGACGCAGACTTGCGCGCCGCGCTGGAGGCCGAGCTCGAGGCCGACGGTCCCGGCGCGCTGTACACCCGGCTGAAGGCCGCCGATCCGGCGACCGCCGAGCGGATCGACCCGCGCAACGGGCGCCGCGTCGTTCGGGCGCTCGAGGTCCTCGCGCAGGGCGAGCAGAATCATGGCGCCGCGCTGCCGGAGGCTCCGCTGCTCTGGCATTCCGAGACACGCATCGCGGGGGTGCGGATGCCGCGCGAAGAGCTGGTCGCCCGCCTCGATGTCCGCGTCGAGCACATGTGGGCGGACGGACTGATCGACGAGGTCGCGGGGCTGCGGGAGCAGGGGCTCGAGCAGGGCGTGACCGCCCGGCGCGCCATCGGCTACGCGCAGGGTCTCGCCCAGCTGGCCGGCACCATGACGCAGGCCGAGGCGATCGCGGAGACCCAGGCGCTCACCCGGCGCTACGCGCGCCGGCAGGTGTCGTGGTTCCGCCGCTACGACGACACGCTGTGGCTGGATGCCGGGGAAGAGGGGATCGCGGAGCGGATACTGGGTCGATGA
- a CDS encoding GNAT family acetyltransferase: MTRIRPFAIGDTEAVVSLWQDAGLTRSWNNPYLDIQRKLTVQPELFMVAVDGDEVIGSVMAGYDGHRGWLYYLAAAPHRRGGGIGRALVDAAEEALTAMGCPKVQLMVRPGNDDVLGFYDALGYERFDIGATGKRLIAD; this comes from the coding sequence ATGACTCGCATCCGCCCCTTCGCCATCGGCGACACCGAGGCCGTCGTCTCCCTCTGGCAGGACGCCGGCCTCACCCGGTCCTGGAACAACCCGTACCTCGATATCCAGCGCAAGCTCACCGTGCAACCCGAGCTGTTCATGGTCGCCGTCGACGGTGACGAGGTGATCGGCAGCGTCATGGCCGGCTACGACGGTCACCGCGGGTGGCTGTACTACCTCGCTGCCGCGCCGCATCGCCGCGGCGGGGGCATCGGACGCGCCCTCGTGGATGCCGCCGAGGAGGCCCTCACGGCGATGGGTTGCCCGAAGGTGCAGCTGATGGTCCGCCCGGGCAACGACGACGTGCTGGGGTTCTACGACGCGCTCGGGTACGAGCGTTTCGACATCGGTGCGACGGGCAAGCGACTGATCGCCGACTGA
- a CDS encoding PLDc N-terminal domain-containing protein: protein MPVNPLLPTGYDIVWSIAVVALAVYAVSALVSIWRVQATLSGFAAVGWMLLVVVAPLLGATAWFLFGRPRAAASTAD, encoded by the coding sequence ATGCCCGTGAACCCGCTGCTTCCGACCGGGTATGACATCGTCTGGTCGATCGCCGTCGTGGCACTCGCCGTCTACGCCGTCAGCGCCCTGGTGTCGATCTGGCGGGTGCAGGCGACACTGAGCGGATTCGCGGCCGTGGGATGGATGCTTCTGGTCGTGGTTGCGCCGTTGCTCGGCGCGACGGCGTGGTTCCTGTTCGGACGGCCGCGCGCCGCGGCATCCACCGCCGACTGA
- the dapF gene encoding diaminopimelate epimerase, which produces MPQTIAFTKGHGTGNDFVIIADPAGDIDLSDAQVAALCDRRFGIGADGILRVVRSAAIREGAGAAASGAEWFMDYRNADGSAAEMCGNGIRVYVKYLLETGLAELPDGGALAIGTRAGVKPVSRPDDELEVDLGVFAIDADDVLVRAKGLPVARPGVGIDVGNPHIVVALPAESELDGLDLTVQPILDPAPPRGANIEFVVPSDPLVHHGVGSIRMRVFERGVGETLSCGTGVAASALAVRYWAGAAAPDRWSVDVPGGTLGVRIFSAPDGDHVALSGPATLVYSGEVALA; this is translated from the coding sequence ATGCCGCAGACCATCGCCTTCACGAAAGGCCACGGGACCGGCAACGACTTCGTCATCATCGCCGACCCCGCTGGCGACATCGACCTCTCCGACGCCCAGGTCGCCGCACTGTGCGACCGCCGGTTCGGGATCGGTGCGGACGGCATCCTGCGCGTGGTCCGTTCCGCCGCGATCCGCGAGGGGGCCGGGGCCGCGGCATCCGGCGCCGAATGGTTCATGGACTACCGCAACGCCGACGGATCGGCCGCCGAGATGTGCGGCAACGGCATCCGCGTGTACGTGAAGTATCTGCTGGAGACCGGTCTCGCCGAGCTCCCCGACGGCGGGGCGCTGGCGATCGGCACGCGCGCGGGCGTGAAGCCGGTGTCGCGTCCGGACGACGAGCTCGAGGTCGACCTCGGCGTCTTCGCGATCGACGCCGACGACGTGCTCGTGCGCGCCAAGGGACTCCCCGTCGCGCGGCCCGGGGTGGGCATCGACGTCGGCAACCCGCACATCGTGGTCGCCCTACCCGCAGAATCCGAGCTCGACGGCCTCGACCTCACCGTGCAGCCGATCCTCGACCCCGCGCCGCCGCGCGGAGCCAACATCGAGTTCGTCGTGCCCAGCGACCCGCTGGTGCATCACGGCGTCGGATCCATCCGCATGCGCGTGTTCGAGCGCGGCGTCGGAGAGACGCTCAGCTGCGGCACCGGCGTCGCGGCATCCGCTTTGGCCGTGCGCTACTGGGCCGGCGCCGCCGCGCCCGACCGGTGGAGCGTGGATGTGCCCGGCGGCACGCTCGGTGTCCGCATCTTCTCTGCGCCGGACGGCGATCACGTCGCGCTGAGCGGCCCGGCGACGCTGGTGTACTCAGGCGAGGTCGCGCTCGCCTGA
- a CDS encoding class I SAM-dependent methyltransferase translates to MASDHYFSAMPASPENLRRIRVTLAGHDVEVTTAGGVFSPDHVDSGTAVLLSNTPPPPPGGHLLDLGSGWGPIALSLALQSPHATIWAVDVNERALDLVRRNADALGLSNVNAALPDDVPADIVFRTIRSNPPIRVGKNELHGLLERWIPRLDERSDAWLVVQRNLGSDSLQRWLAASFPDGFSVHRASTARGFRVLKVRHHGSPRSEPIDIV, encoded by the coding sequence ATGGCGAGTGACCACTACTTCAGTGCGATGCCCGCGAGTCCCGAGAATCTGCGGCGTATCCGTGTCACCCTCGCCGGCCACGACGTCGAGGTCACGACGGCGGGTGGCGTGTTCAGCCCGGATCATGTGGACTCCGGCACCGCGGTGCTTCTGTCGAACACACCCCCGCCCCCTCCGGGCGGACATCTGCTGGATCTCGGGAGCGGATGGGGGCCCATTGCGCTGTCACTCGCGCTTCAATCCCCGCATGCCACGATCTGGGCCGTCGATGTCAATGAGCGCGCCCTGGATCTCGTTCGGCGCAATGCCGACGCCCTCGGTCTCTCCAATGTCAACGCGGCATTGCCCGACGATGTTCCCGCCGACATCGTGTTCCGCACGATCCGCTCCAACCCGCCGATCCGCGTGGGCAAGAACGAGCTGCACGGGCTGCTCGAGCGCTGGATCCCGCGGCTCGACGAACGCAGCGACGCCTGGCTCGTCGTGCAGCGCAACCTCGGCTCGGACTCGCTGCAGCGCTGGCTGGCGGCATCCTTCCCCGACGGCTTCAGCGTGCACCGCGCCTCCACGGCGCGCGGGTTCCGCGTGCTCAAGGTGCGGCACCACGGTTCGCCGCGCAGCGAACCCATCGACATCGTCTGA
- the hflX gene encoding GTPase HflX, translating to MTESTTPMSTDETPVDPVDRVLARADAHSGVRVFGAAQALQDETTVTRADSDGAQWDREERAALRRVPGLSTELEDVTEVEYRQLRLENVVLVGVHPQGEQTDAENSLRELAALAETAGAVVLDAVLQRRPHPDPATYIGRGKADELRSIVAALGADTVIADTELAPSQRRALEDVVKVKVIDRTTVILDIFSQHAKSREGKAQVELAQLEYLLPRLRGWGDSMSRQAGGQVGAGGAGMGSRGPGETKIELDRRRIRTKMAILRRQIRDYGPAREAKRAERKRNTIPSVAIAGYTNAGKSSLLNRLTSAGVLVENALFATLDATVRRAEASDGRVYTLTDTVGFVRNLPHQLVEAFRSTLEEVADADVIVHVVDAAHPDPAAQLQTVRDVMGDVGARDIPELVVFNKADLVDDDTRLVLRGLEPKALFASSRSGEGIDELRAAIEAALPLPAVEVRAIVPYDRGDLVSAAHGSGHIVSQTHEAEGTALHAFVSERLAAELAPYRV from the coding sequence ATGACCGAATCGACGACACCGATGAGCACGGACGAGACCCCGGTGGACCCGGTGGATCGCGTGCTCGCGCGTGCGGACGCGCACTCCGGTGTGCGCGTGTTCGGTGCGGCCCAGGCGCTGCAGGACGAGACCACGGTGACCCGTGCCGACTCCGACGGCGCCCAATGGGACCGCGAGGAGCGCGCCGCTCTGCGCCGCGTGCCCGGTCTGTCCACCGAGCTCGAAGACGTCACCGAGGTCGAGTACCGCCAGTTGCGCCTGGAGAACGTCGTTCTCGTCGGCGTGCACCCGCAGGGCGAGCAGACGGATGCCGAGAACTCCCTGCGCGAGCTCGCCGCCCTGGCCGAGACCGCCGGCGCCGTCGTGCTCGACGCCGTGCTGCAGCGGCGACCGCATCCCGACCCCGCGACCTACATCGGGCGTGGCAAGGCCGATGAGCTGCGCAGCATCGTCGCCGCGCTCGGCGCCGACACCGTGATCGCCGACACCGAACTCGCACCCAGCCAGCGGCGCGCACTCGAGGACGTCGTGAAGGTCAAGGTCATCGACCGCACCACCGTCATCCTCGATATCTTCAGCCAGCACGCCAAGAGCCGCGAGGGCAAGGCCCAGGTCGAGCTCGCCCAGCTCGAGTACCTCCTCCCGCGTCTGCGCGGCTGGGGTGACTCGATGAGCCGTCAGGCCGGTGGCCAGGTCGGCGCGGGCGGTGCGGGCATGGGTTCGCGCGGACCCGGTGAGACGAAGATCGAACTCGATCGTCGCCGCATCCGCACGAAGATGGCGATCCTGCGCCGCCAGATCCGCGATTACGGCCCCGCCCGCGAGGCCAAGCGGGCCGAGCGCAAGCGCAACACGATCCCGTCCGTCGCGATCGCCGGATACACCAACGCGGGCAAGTCGAGCCTGCTGAACCGCCTCACCAGCGCCGGCGTGCTCGTCGAGAACGCCCTGTTCGCGACCCTGGACGCCACCGTGCGCCGGGCCGAGGCATCCGATGGCCGCGTGTACACGCTCACCGACACCGTCGGCTTCGTGCGCAATCTGCCGCACCAACTCGTCGAGGCGTTCCGTTCGACGCTCGAAGAGGTCGCCGACGCCGATGTCATCGTGCACGTCGTCGATGCCGCGCACCCGGATCCGGCGGCTCAGCTGCAGACGGTCCGCGATGTGATGGGCGACGTCGGCGCGCGCGACATCCCCGAGCTGGTGGTCTTCAACAAGGCCGACCTGGTCGACGACGACACGCGGCTGGTGCTGCGCGGACTCGAGCCGAAGGCGCTGTTCGCGTCGTCGCGCAGTGGCGAGGGCATCGACGAGTTGCGTGCTGCCATCGAGGCCGCCCTGCCGCTGCCTGCCGTCGAAGTCCGCGCCATCGTTCCGTACGACCGGGGCGACCTGGTCTCGGCCGCCCACGGGTCCGGACACATCGTGTCGCAGACGCACGAGGCCGAGGGCACCGCGCTGCACGCGTTCGTGTCCGAGCGCCTCGCCGCGGAACTCGCCCCTTATCGCGTCTAG
- a CDS encoding dipeptidyl-peptidase 5 has product MTETLPYGAWPSPISARDVAAGAHPVEGGRYVGDEIWWLERMPSERGRSAVRRAAASGAEPETLLPAPWDVRSRVHEYGGGAWTVADGVLYFVESSDQRLWTMVPGGAPRPLTPAEGGMRFADLVMWGDRVLAVRETDIEGRMPQRDIVTVPVDGSAAEDAAAIVSVVAGSDFVAYPRVSPDGARLAWIAWNHPNMPWEATKLRVGELVDGRVAGWTTEVGNPGEAPQSVLQPEWVPGVRRYATPEVTPGPELLYVTDSGGRWNLHRVGFDGMSSPEAIAPVDADTGGGLWNLGIRWYVPLPGGRIVSVRTNGSDSLWLQQPDGSAREIPSPVTARVLFTDVRGSRVLFAGAGATTLGGLWELDLDATDPAPRLVRSAVDESPAPAWLPVAQSITVDGQHGAVHAFAYPPTNPDVTGPADAAPPYLVLVHGGPTAHRAGEASVDIAYFTSRGIGVLDVNYGGSTGYGREYRERLNGQWGIVDRDDVIAAASGLADAGLADGARLAIRGGSAGGWTVLCALTASDRFAAGISRYGVADLRALAADTHDFEARYLDGLVGPLPEAEAVYLDRSPLSHLDRFTTPMLIEQGLDDPVVPPAQSEAVRDALASRGIPHAYLAFAGESHGFRRPETVIAALEAELSFLGQVLGFEPLDVPRLALD; this is encoded by the coding sequence ATGACCGAAACGCTCCCCTACGGCGCCTGGCCTTCCCCGATCTCCGCGCGCGATGTCGCCGCCGGGGCCCACCCCGTCGAGGGCGGCCGCTACGTCGGCGACGAGATCTGGTGGCTGGAGCGGATGCCGTCCGAGCGCGGTCGATCCGCGGTGCGCCGCGCCGCGGCATCCGGAGCCGAGCCCGAGACGCTCCTGCCCGCGCCGTGGGACGTGCGCTCGCGCGTGCACGAGTACGGCGGCGGCGCGTGGACCGTCGCGGACGGCGTGCTCTACTTCGTGGAGAGCTCGGACCAGCGCCTCTGGACGATGGTGCCGGGTGGTGCACCGCGGCCGCTGACACCGGCTGAAGGCGGCATGCGGTTCGCGGATCTCGTGATGTGGGGCGACCGCGTGCTGGCCGTGCGCGAAACGGACATCGAAGGACGGATGCCGCAGCGCGACATCGTCACCGTTCCGGTCGACGGATCCGCGGCTGAGGACGCCGCTGCGATCGTGTCGGTCGTGGCGGGCAGCGACTTCGTGGCGTATCCGCGTGTCTCGCCCGACGGCGCGCGGCTGGCGTGGATCGCGTGGAACCACCCGAACATGCCGTGGGAGGCCACGAAACTGCGCGTGGGAGAACTCGTCGACGGTCGCGTCGCCGGCTGGACGACGGAAGTGGGCAACCCGGGTGAAGCGCCGCAATCGGTCCTGCAGCCCGAATGGGTCCCCGGGGTCCGGCGGTACGCGACTCCGGAGGTCACCCCGGGGCCAGAACTGCTCTATGTCACGGATTCCGGTGGCCGCTGGAATCTGCACCGCGTGGGCTTCGACGGGATGAGCTCGCCGGAGGCGATCGCCCCGGTCGACGCCGACACGGGCGGCGGACTGTGGAACCTCGGCATCCGCTGGTACGTCCCGCTGCCGGGCGGCCGGATCGTCTCCGTCCGCACCAACGGTTCGGACTCGCTCTGGCTGCAGCAGCCGGACGGCTCGGCGCGGGAGATCCCCTCACCGGTGACCGCGCGCGTGCTGTTCACCGACGTGCGCGGAAGCCGCGTGCTGTTCGCCGGCGCCGGGGCGACCACGCTCGGCGGCCTGTGGGAGCTCGACCTCGACGCCACCGACCCGGCACCGCGCCTGGTGCGCAGCGCGGTGGACGAGTCCCCGGCCCCAGCCTGGCTGCCGGTGGCGCAGTCGATCACCGTCGATGGCCAGCACGGAGCCGTGCACGCGTTCGCGTACCCACCGACGAATCCGGACGTGACCGGCCCCGCCGACGCGGCTCCGCCGTACCTCGTGCTCGTGCACGGCGGGCCGACCGCACACCGCGCGGGCGAGGCATCCGTCGACATCGCGTACTTCACGAGCCGGGGCATCGGCGTGCTGGATGTGAACTACGGCGGATCCACCGGCTACGGCCGCGAGTATCGCGAGCGGCTCAACGGTCAGTGGGGCATCGTCGACCGCGACGACGTGATCGCCGCAGCCTCCGGGCTCGCCGATGCCGGGCTCGCCGACGGTGCCCGCCTCGCGATCCGCGGCGGCTCCGCCGGCGGCTGGACGGTGCTGTGCGCCCTCACCGCCAGCGATCGCTTCGCCGCGGGGATCAGCCGTTACGGCGTGGCCGACCTGCGAGCCCTTGCCGCCGATACGCACGACTTCGAGGCGCGGTACCTGGACGGGCTCGTCGGGCCCCTCCCCGAGGCGGAGGCGGTCTACCTCGACCGCTCACCACTGTCGCACCTGGACCGCTTCACGACCCCGATGCTGATCGAGCAGGGCCTCGACGACCCCGTGGTGCCGCCGGCGCAGTCCGAGGCCGTCCGCGACGCGCTCGCCTCGCGCGGCATCCCGCACGCGTACCTGGCGTTCGCGGGCGAGTCGCACGGCTTCCGCCGGCCCGAGACGGTCATCGCGGCGCTGGAGGCCGAGCTGAGCTTCCTGGGTCAGGTACTCGGGTTCGAGCCCCTGGACGTGCCGAGGCTCGCGCTCGACTGA
- the lexA gene encoding transcriptional repressor LexA → MTETTSGLGGRERPQTRRRKSLSDKQMAILEVIQRSIARHGYPPSMREIGDAVDLKSLSSVTHQLNQLELSGYLRRDPGKTRAMEVLIDLPGTSTENPADSAPAVGDAALVPLVGRISAGVPITAEQQVEEIFPLPRQLVGKGDLFMLKIVGESMIDAAICDGDWVVIRSQSTAENGDIVAAMLDGEATVKTFRRRDGHTWLLPRNSAFEPILGDHATVLGKVVAVLRAV, encoded by the coding sequence ATGACCGAGACGACGTCTGGGTTGGGTGGGCGCGAACGGCCGCAGACCCGCCGACGCAAGAGCCTGAGCGACAAGCAGATGGCCATCCTCGAGGTGATCCAGCGCTCGATCGCACGCCACGGCTATCCGCCGAGCATGCGCGAGATCGGCGACGCGGTCGACCTGAAGTCGCTCTCCAGCGTCACGCACCAGCTGAACCAGCTCGAGCTGAGCGGCTACCTGCGGCGCGACCCGGGCAAGACCCGCGCGATGGAAGTGCTCATCGACCTGCCCGGTACCTCGACCGAGAACCCCGCCGACAGCGCACCCGCCGTCGGCGACGCCGCCCTGGTGCCGCTGGTGGGACGCATCTCCGCCGGTGTGCCGATCACGGCCGAGCAGCAAGTGGAGGAGATCTTCCCGCTCCCCCGCCAGCTCGTCGGCAAGGGCGACCTCTTCATGCTCAAGATCGTCGGCGAATCGATGATCGACGCGGCCATCTGCGACGGCGACTGGGTCGTCATCCGATCGCAGTCCACCGCCGAGAACGGCGACATCGTCGCGGCGATGCTCGACGGCGAGGCCACGGTCAAGACGTTCCGTCGTCGTGACGGCCACACCTGGCTGCTGCCGCGAAACTCGGCCTTCGAACCGATCCTCGGCGACCACGCCACGGTGCTGGGCAAGGTCGTGGCAGTGCTGCGCGCCGTCTAG
- a CDS encoding LysM peptidoglycan-binding domain-containing protein — protein sequence MTAIGIANHVAVRPVTGSATRLRITVRGRRVLAAVTAFPVIVALAAAIIGGGVAVASRDAGAPAGSFETVTVMSGDSLWSIALSVAPNADPRDVVSAIERLNALDGATLAAGQKLAIPAEYTAGH from the coding sequence ATGACCGCCATCGGAATCGCGAACCACGTCGCCGTTCGACCCGTCACCGGCAGCGCGACGCGCCTGCGCATCACGGTGCGCGGTCGTCGCGTGCTTGCAGCGGTCACAGCGTTTCCGGTCATCGTCGCCCTTGCCGCGGCGATCATCGGCGGCGGTGTCGCGGTCGCCTCGCGTGACGCGGGCGCACCCGCGGGTTCCTTCGAGACCGTCACGGTCATGTCCGGCGACTCGCTCTGGTCGATCGCACTGTCGGTGGCGCCGAACGCAGACCCGCGTGACGTGGTCTCCGCGATCGAACGACTCAACGCACTCGACGGCGCGACGCTCGCCGCCGGTCAGAAGCTCGCGATCCCCGCCGAGTACACCGCCGGTCACTGA
- a CDS encoding histidinol-phosphate transaminase, with product MGQVSARLEDLPLRADLRGLTPYGAPQAPLPVALNVNENTHPVPEEVADDILDAVALALRDVNRYPDREFTSLREGFADYLGHGLTREQIWAGNGSNEVLQHLLQAFGGPGRTAFGFAPTYSMYPLITQGTGASWIAGTRGHDFTLTAQDAASQVADAAPDVVFLCAPNNPTGTPLRLDVIEAVYDATDGIVIVDEAYQEFAPRDERSALTLLPDRERLVVSRTMSKAFAFAGARVGYLAADPAVIDALRLVRLPYHLSALTQAAATAALRHADTMLRTVDDIVLQRERIAATVAALGYEPYESWTNFLLFGGVADPAATWRALYDRGVLIRDVGIPGHLRVTAGTEAETTAFLDALASIDSAS from the coding sequence ATGGGACAGGTGAGTGCCCGTCTCGAAGACCTCCCTCTGCGTGCCGATCTGCGCGGGTTGACGCCCTACGGCGCCCCGCAGGCCCCGCTGCCCGTCGCCCTCAATGTGAACGAGAACACGCATCCCGTTCCCGAAGAGGTCGCCGACGACATCCTGGATGCCGTGGCTCTCGCCCTGCGCGATGTGAACCGATATCCCGACCGCGAGTTCACCTCGCTGCGTGAGGGCTTCGCGGACTACCTGGGGCACGGGCTCACGCGTGAGCAGATCTGGGCCGGCAACGGTTCGAACGAGGTGCTGCAGCACCTGCTGCAGGCATTCGGCGGGCCCGGGCGCACCGCCTTCGGCTTCGCTCCGACGTACTCGATGTACCCGCTCATCACTCAGGGCACCGGCGCGTCCTGGATCGCCGGGACGCGCGGCCACGACTTCACGCTGACGGCACAGGATGCCGCATCCCAGGTCGCCGACGCGGCACCGGACGTCGTCTTCCTCTGCGCGCCGAACAACCCCACGGGCACGCCGCTGCGGCTCGATGTGATCGAGGCCGTCTACGACGCGACCGACGGCATCGTCATCGTGGATGAGGCGTACCAGGAGTTCGCACCGCGGGACGAGCGCTCCGCGCTGACGCTGCTGCCCGACCGTGAGCGCCTCGTGGTGTCGCGCACGATGAGCAAGGCGTTCGCGTTCGCCGGCGCACGCGTCGGATACCTCGCTGCGGACCCCGCGGTCATCGACGCGCTGCGGCTGGTGCGGCTGCCGTACCACCTCAGCGCGCTCACCCAGGCGGCCGCGACGGCCGCCCTGCGTCACGCCGACACGATGCTGCGCACGGTCGACGACATCGTCCTGCAGCGCGAGCGCATCGCCGCGACGGTGGCGGCCCTCGGCTACGAACCGTACGAATCGTGGACGAACTTCCTTCTCTTCGGCGGCGTCGCCGACCCGGCCGCGACGTGGCGCGCGCTATACGACCGCGGTGTGCTCATCCGGGACGTCGGTATCCCCGGCCACCTCCGCGTCACCGCGGGTACGGAGGCGGAGACCACCGCGTTCCTGGACGCGCTGGCCTCGATAGACTCGGCCTCATGA